The following are encoded together in the Tripterygium wilfordii isolate XIE 37 chromosome 18, ASM1340144v1, whole genome shotgun sequence genome:
- the LOC119984347 gene encoding exocyst complex component EXO70B1-like codes for MSTTTTSIGGGGEDRVLATAQQIVKSLNTPKEVRQDMLSIFSSFDNRLSNITDMINKAEEEDKSSSQSRFDAAEKVIFRWEVSCTESSRHSVPCWEDSPDEAAEFLAAVDDILLLVENLAITSDTDMMDRAESTIQLAMARLEEEFRHILIRNTVPLDAERLYGSIRRVSLSFAANDGEIDEDFESFGEVDDESGRFHERGASLGDDVCVDLIQADSVVELKDIADRMIRSGYEKECVQVYSNVRRDALDECLAIIGVEKLSIEEVQRVEWKSLDEKMKKWIQAVKIAVMGLLTGEKRLCEQIFSGSESAREVCFNKTAKGCVIDLLNFGEAVAIGKRSSEKLFRMLDMYDALEDVLPDLQAMVTDEFLCNEAKGVLTSLGEAAIGTFVEFENAVKNESSRKPMLGGEIHPITRYVMNYLKLLVDYSDTLNTLLESDGGEQDLYQNDDGNKLQQESMSPFACRLLSLISLLESNLKEKSRLYEDGAMQYIFLMNNILYVVQKVKDSELGKLLGDHWVRKHRGQIRQHATSYLRASWSKALSCLKDEGIGGSSSNASKVALKERFKNFNANFEEIYRNQTAWRVPDPQLREELRISISEKVLPAYRSFMGRFGSQLESVRHSGKYIKYTPEDLESYLLDLFEGSPGVLHHLRRKSS; via the coding sequence ATGTCTACAACTACTACGAGTATTGGAGGTGGCGGGGAGGACCGGGTATTGGCTACGGCTCAGCAGATCGTCAAGAGTCTCAACACGCCTAAGGAGGTTCGTCAGGATATGCTCTCGATCTTCTCCAGCTTTGATAACCGCTTGTCGAACATCACCGATATGATCAATAAGGCTGAAGAGGAGGACAAATCGTCCTCCCAGTCTCGTTTTGATGCTGCCGAGAAGGTCATCTTCCGCTGGGAGGTATCTTGCACGGAGTCTTCCCGTCACTCAGTTCCTTGCTGGGAAGACTCGCCGGACGAGGCTGCTGAATTTCTGGCGGCGGTCGACGATATTCTCCTGCTTGTTGAAAATTTGGCCATCACTTCCGATACCGACATGATGGACCGGGCCGAATCCACCATACAGTTGGCTATGGCTCGATTAGAGGAAGAATTTCGTCATATATTGATTAGGAACACTGTTCCGCTTGATGCTGAGCGGCTCTACGGCTCAATCAGGCGGGTTTCACTCTCTTTCGCTGCCAATGATGGAGAAATTGATGAGGATTTTGAGAGTTTCGGGGAGGTTGATGATGAGAGCGGGCGTTTTCACGAGAGGGGAGCGAGTTTGGGTGATGATGTGTGCGTGGATTTGATACAAGCTGACTCTGTTGTGGAGTTGAAGGATATTGCGGACAGGATGATAAGGTCTGGCTACGAAAAGGAGTGTGTTCAGGTTTATAGCAACGTGAGACGTGATGCTTTGGATGAGTGTTTGGCGATTATTGGTGTTGAGAAGCTGAGCATTGAGGAGGTGCAGAGGGTTGAGTGGAAGTCTTTAgatgagaagatgaagaagtgGATACAGGCAGTCAAGATAGCCGTCATGGGTCTGCTGACTGGCGAAAAAAGGCTTTGTGAGCAGATTTTTAGTGGGTCAGAGTCTGCAAGAGAGGTTTGTTTCAATAAGACCGCAAAAGGGTGTGTTATTGATTTACTGAATTTCGGTGAAGCGGTAGCTATTGGAAAAAGGTCCTCCGAGAAACTTTTCAGGATGTTGGATATGTATGATGCATTGGAAGATGTGCTACCAGACTTGCAGGCAATGGTTACTGATGAATTTCTGTGTAATGAGGCTAAGGGAGTGCTTACAAGTCTGGGGGAGGCAGCTATAGGGACCTTTGTTGAGTTTGAGAATGCTGTGAAGAACGAATCCTCGAGGAAGCCGATGCTAGGGGGTGAGATTCACCCGATAACCCGTTACGTAATGAATTATCTTAAGTTGCTTGTGGATTATAGTGATACTTTAAATACACTTTTGGAGAGTGATGGTGGTGAGCAGGATTTATATCAAAATGATGATGGCAATAAGTTGCAGCAAGAGAGCATGTCTCCCTTTGCTTGTAGGTTGTTATCATTGATATCATTGTTGGAGTCCAATCTCAAGGAGAAGTCGAGATTGTATGAGGATGGGGCAATGCAGTACATATTCTTGATGAATAACATTCTTTATGTGGTGCAGAAGGTGAAGGACTCTGAGCTTGGAAAGCTTTTGGGAGATCATTGGGTTCGCAAGCATCGTGGACAGATACGACAACATGCGACAAGTTATCTTAGAGCTTCTTGGAGCAAAGCGTTGTCTTGTTTGAAGGATGAAGGTATAGGTGGGAGCAGTAGCAATGCCTCCAAGGTGGCTTTAAAGGAAAGGTTTAAGAATTTCAATGCAAACTTTGAGGAAATTTATAGGAATCAGACAGCTTGGAGGGTCCCCGATCCTCAACTTCGTGAGGAGCTTCGAATATCTATATCAGAGAAAGTGCTCCCTGCCTACCGCTCGTTTATGGGGAGGTTTGGAAGTCAGCTTGAGAGTGTAAGGCATTCTGGGAAATACATTAAGTATACACCTGAGGATTTAGAAAGTTACTTGCTGGATTTGTTTGAAGGATCCCCTGGTGTTCTGCACCACTTGAGAAGAAAGAGTTCATAG